In Candidatus Kaelpia aquatica, the DNA window ATTATTTTTCTATCTGTTTTTAAATTTCCAAACTTCTGCTTTATCTCAGGTAATTTTAACAATTGCTTAAAATTAGATACCAGATATTGATTTTCCCATAAAATTAGAGGAAGTTTTTTAACACTCAATTCTTTATACAATTCAGATTTAAAAAATATACCCTGCTTATGAAAATTTACTTTGATTCCTGAATCAGATAACGCTTTTATAAATGAACTGTTTCTAAATTTATTTAGCTCCTTCCTTCCGGTTATAATGTCAACCTGATTTTCCTCCTTTTTACGGTTTAAGTAATAAGCAGGAGAAGTCTCTAGAACACGCTCCTTGGGCATAATAAAACCTTCGCTTTTTTCCTCCCAACCAAGCTTTTTTCTTAAAACTCTTTGCAGGTCTAAATTATTGCTTTTTTTAATCAGAACAAAAGGAAGGTAATCAACTTTAAATCTTTCTATATATTCTTCCGCTGCAGAAGAGTCAACAGGCATGAACGAACCCTGAAGCCTGAAGTTTTCTTCAAGTGAAGTAAGAATATTTTGAGATGATTCATGATCACCTAAATTAATAATTTTATACTCTATGAGCGGATGAGTTTTTTCATGAACTTTTACCCTTTCCTGCTCTAGGATTTCCATAATTTCATCTAAACCGGACACTATAGAGGTATTCTCCCAGAGGAATGTCGGAGAAGCACTAACGCCAAACTCCTGGGCAACCTTTATATTTTCCTTAAGTAATCTCTCGCCTCTCTCTCTTAAGTTATTTATTTTCTTATAAGACAGTCCTACCTTCTCCAGCGCTTCAAAGCAGCTCATCTCCTCCGTTAAAAGAAGATAATCGTATAACTTTTGAGGCCAATATTTTTGAATTAAAAGCTGATGAATATCTTCCTCTATTTCATCCAGACCGCGCATGGAGGTAATTACACCCTCCTCTATCTCTGCAATAAAATACAACTTTAAATCTAGAGGCAGATTATTCTCTTTTATAAATTTGGCAATCTGCCGCTGCGCCCTCTGACCATAAGAACACATACTCATAACAAATATCCCCAGCTGCCCGGGAATCCGCTTACGGCCTAAAAGTGAATCTGTTTCTTTATCGACTTTTACCTTTTTCTGCTCTAAGATTTTGATAATTTTATTTAAGCCTGATATTAAATATACATTCTCCCAGAGGAATGTCGGAGAAGCACGAATATCAAGCTTCTGGGCAACCTTCATGTTTTCTTTAAGTAATTTTTCGCCTTTATCTCTTAAGTTACTTATTTCCTTATAAGACAGCCCTGCCTTACCCAGCGCTTCAAAGCAGCTCATCTCCTCCGTTAAAAGAAGATAATTGGATAATTTCTGAGGCCAGTACTCTTCAATTAAAAGCTGATGAATATCTTCCTCTATTTCGTTCGGCCCGCGCATAGAGGTAATCTGGCCGTTCTTCATATTAACTATAAAATAAGATTTTAACTCCACCGGCAAGTCATTTTCTTCTATAAATCTGGTAATTTTCCACTGTGCCTTCTGGCCGTAAGGACAGAGGCTCATAGCGAATATGCCCAGCTGACTAGGAGCAGGCTCACGATTTAGGAGATGAACAGTTGTTACGTAGTGTAATCTGGAGGGTGAAAAAATAGAATAGTCGCCTTCCTGAATTATTAAGCGTTTCTTTTTTAAAAGTTCCTCATCAGAACTGTCGAGCTTATCCTTATCATAAATAATAACCGGAAGGTAAGAGAGTTGGAGCTCTTTTAAAAGATCTCTTATTTTAGAATCTTCATGATGATAATAAACATGATTAAAATCAGGTAAATATCTCTTTAACCCTTTAACAAAATCCTGGGACATCTCTTTATCTTCCCCGATTATTGTAAGAGATATTTCGGCTGAGGAAACACTAGGCTTAAACAAAAAGACTGAGAGAAATAAAAAAGTTTTAAAAAAATACCATTTTACATTTTTCATATTGGATTATTGTATACAATGGAAGACAAAATTTAAAGATAAAAGATTTTGAATTTTAAAAAATAAGTACTCTTACTATTTACAAGCTTGCCTATAAAACTAAAACCTACCCCGTATATAAAAAACCCCGATGTAACTATCGGGGCTTTCTTTTCAAACATTTCCGGTTTTATGTCATTCTGTAAATTCTGAAGCTAAGAAGGTTATAATCTTTTCTCCTCCTTCTACAAATGTTACAACTTGCCCGCTAAAAGAAATTGTTTGATATGAAGTTTTTCGTCGAGTATGATACGCAGAATTCGCAGCAGGCTTCCACTGTGCCTCTACATTAACCCTTATTCTTACACCGTCTGGATATCTTGAACCATCTGTTGAAGCTCCTAATCTACACTGATAAATTCCTCCTTGATTAAACATTTCTTGGGCCGCACCATAACGCCAACCATTTTCACCTGTAATCCAGTATTTCTGAGCATCGACAGAAATAGTGTAATCAATGCCAATGGCAGTACAATCACTCTCTTCTACCCCACAAAGTGTTCCATCTTTTATGTTTACTAGTATCGGACCGACCCTCTCAACTCTCATATTCACCACATCTATATCTATATCTTTTGGTAGAACTTCAATAGTTTTTGACATATTATCTTCACCACCGTGGTTATCAGTCACTGTTAAAGTAACTTCATAACTCCCAGATGCAGCATATGAATGTCCTATGAATTTTCCTCCTTCTATTATATCACCATCTCCAAAATCCCAGCTATACTTATCAATACTACCACCATGTGTATCATGTGCTGAAGCTTGAAAATTTATCGTATTCTCTGCTACTAAATCCGGCTGAGAAGAGAAAGGATTAACGGCGATTATGTCTATTACAGGAGCAGCGTTAACTGTAATGGTTATTTCTTCTGAAGCTGTAAGATTACCGCTATCTGTTACTGTAATTGTTGCGGAATGATCTCCTACATCGCCAATAGCCGATGTCCAGCTGAATTCACCGCTATCCGAAATTAACGCAGATGGTAAACCAGTTACTGAATAACTCAAGGTAGCCACATCTTCATCGCTTGCTGTGACAGTAAAGATCAA includes these proteins:
- a CDS encoding cytochrome c biogenesis CcdA family protein → MKNVKWYFFKTFLFLSVFLFKPSVSSAEISLTIIGEDKEMSQDFVKGLKRYLPDFNHVYYHHEDSKIRDLLKELQLSYLPVIIYDKDKLDSSDEELLKKKRLIIQEGDYSIFSPSRLHYVTTVHLLNREPAPSQLGIFAMSLCPYGQKAQWKITRFIEENDLPVELKSYFIVNMKNGQITSMRGPNEIEEDIHQLLIEEYWPQKLSNYLLLTEEMSCFEALGKAGLSYKEISNLRDKGEKLLKENMKVAQKLDIRASPTFLWENVYLISGLNKIIKILEQKKVKVDKETDSLLGRKRIPGQLGIFVMSMCSYGQRAQRQIAKFIKENNLPLDLKLYFIAEIEEGVITSMRGLDEIEEDIHQLLIQKYWPQKLYDYLLLTEEMSCFEALEKVGLSYKKINNLRERGERLLKENIKVAQEFGVSASPTFLWENTSIVSGLDEIMEILEQERVKVHEKTHPLIEYKIINLGDHESSQNILTSLEENFRLQGSFMPVDSSAAEEYIERFKVDYLPFVLIKKSNNLDLQRVLRKKLGWEEKSEGFIMPKERVLETSPAYYLNRKKEENQVDIITGRKELNKFRNSSFIKALSDSGIKVNFHKQGIFFKSELYKELSVKKLPLILWENQYLVSNFKQLLKLPEIKQKFGNLKTDRKIILDFFSSPSCHFCGIVEDKILPPIMEKYGNLLDIVEFDTSQPRKYKFLLRMEKYFDIDRPGVPKILLGGEVLTGKRDIESGLEVEILNTLFSGTQIFNDTSEPVKIDYFYNFDYIQKNKDAEYIWESFLPLIEKRYNDRVKIVKYNIREKKSFDLMFQMQKQISEKENYFTPKIFIADNLLQGADDIKQNMDLLIQEELLSSSKDQEENIFVSKISKFTLPVVIGAGLLDGVNPCAFTVIIFFVSFLVITGYRKKEMFYIGGAFIFAVFLTYLLIGLGLFAAFYRLAFYRTIFGIFRYIIIGIVFFLAGLNLYDYLIYKIKKTPKNLILQLPGRIKFLIKKIIGEGYRGQDAKSQGIIRLVVIALSVGFVVSILESVCTGQVYFPTIAFLAQLPGVMKIKALSYLFVYNLMFIIPLIAIFILGLLGVSSGQFERFLKHNLGKIKIVTAVLFFFLGYILIVLY
- a CDS encoding PKD domain-containing protein, which translates into the protein LIFTVTASDEDVATLSYSVTGLPSALISDSGEFSWTSAIGDVGDHSATITVTDSGNLTASEEITITVNAAPVIDIIAVNPFSSQPDLVAENTINFQASAHDTHGGSIDKYSWDFGDGDIIEGGKFIGHSYAASGSYEVTLTVTDNHGGEDNMSKTIEVLPKDIDIDVVNMRVERVGPILVNIKDGTLCGVEESDCTAIGIDYTISVDAQKYWITGENGWRYGAAQEMFNQGGIYQCRLGASTDGSRYPDGVRIRVNVEAQWKPAANSAYHTRRKTSYQTISFSGQVVTFVEGGEKIITFLASEFTE